In a genomic window of Scyliorhinus torazame isolate Kashiwa2021f chromosome 5, sScyTor2.1, whole genome shotgun sequence:
- the LOC140419908 gene encoding uncharacterized protein — MKKPWKCGDCGKGYDFPSALESHRRSHTGERPFTCSVCGKGFSQLDNLKSHQRFHSGERPFTCSQCGKGFTALCSLQTHQRVHTGERPFTCSQCGKGFTQSSSLQAHQRVHNGEKPFNCSQCEKGFSRSSSLQRHQQIHTGEKSFTCSQCGKGFTQYSDLQKHQRVHTRERPFTCSVCGKGFTEHYGLQTHQRVHTGERPFTCSQYGKGFTQSSSLQTHQRVHTGERPFNCSQCEKGFTQLSHLRRHQRIHTGEKPFTCSQCEKGFNHLSNLLRHQRFHTGEKPFTFSQ, encoded by the coding sequence atgaagaaaccatggaaatgtggggactgtggaaagggatacGACTTCCCATCTGCGCTGGAatcccatcgacgcagtcacactggggagagaccattcacctgctctgtgtgtgggaagggattcagtcagttagacaacctgaagtcacaccagcgatttcacagtggggaaaggccgttcacctgctctcagtgtgggaagggattcactgcgtTATGCAGCCTGcagacgcaccagcgagttcacactggggagaggccgttcacctgctcccagtgtgggaagggattcactcagtcaagcagcctgcaggcacaccagcgggttcacaatggggagaagccatttaactgttctcagtgtgagaagggattcagtcggtcaagcagcctgcagagacaccagcaaattcacactggggagaagtcgttcacctgctctcagtgtgggaagggattcactcagtattccgacttgcagaaacatcagcgggttcacaccagggagaggccattcacctgctctgtgtgtgggaagggatttactgaacATTACGGCCTGcagacgcaccagcgagttcacactggggagaggccgttcacctgctctcagtatgggaagggattcactcagtcaagcagcctgcagacacaccagcgagttcacactggggagaggccgtttaactgttcacagtgtgagaagggattcactcagttatctcacctgcggagacaccagcgaattcacactggggagaagccgttcacctgctctcagtgtgagaagggattcaatcatttatccaacctgctgagacaccagcgatttcacactggggagaagccgttcaccttctCTCAGTGA